A window of Streptomyces gilvosporeus contains these coding sequences:
- a CDS encoding aspartate carbamoyltransferase catalytic subunit: MKRHLISAADLTRDDAVLILDTAEEMARVADRPIKKLPTLRGRTVCNLFFEDSTRTRISFEAAEKRLSADVINFAAKGSSVSKGESLKDTAQTLEAMGVDAVVIRHSASGAPYRLATSGWIDAPVINAGDGTHQHPTQALLDAFTMRRRLIGPDAGLGQDLGGRRITIVGDVLHSRVARSNVDLLHTLGAEVTLVAPPTLVPVGVETWPCEVSYDLDSVLPKSDAVMMLRVQRERMNAAFFPTEREYSRRYGLDGDRMARMPEHALVMHPGPMVRGMEITAEVADSGRCTAVEQVANGVSIRMAVLYLLLGGNEPAVSSPRTDRTEEK; the protein is encoded by the coding sequence ATGAAGCGCCACCTCATCTCGGCCGCCGACCTCACGCGCGACGACGCCGTCCTGATCCTCGACACCGCCGAGGAAATGGCCCGGGTCGCCGACCGGCCGATCAAAAAGCTCCCCACACTGCGCGGACGCACCGTCTGCAACCTCTTCTTCGAGGACTCGACCCGGACCCGGATCTCCTTCGAGGCCGCCGAGAAGCGGCTCTCCGCGGACGTGATCAACTTCGCGGCCAAGGGGTCCAGCGTCTCCAAGGGCGAGTCCCTCAAGGACACCGCGCAGACCCTGGAGGCGATGGGCGTCGACGCCGTCGTCATCCGGCACAGCGCCTCCGGCGCGCCCTACCGGCTCGCCACCTCCGGCTGGATCGACGCGCCCGTCATCAACGCCGGCGACGGCACCCACCAGCACCCCACCCAGGCCCTGCTCGACGCCTTCACCATGCGCCGCCGGCTGATCGGCCCCGACGCGGGGCTGGGCCAGGACCTCGGCGGCCGGCGCATCACGATCGTCGGCGACGTCCTGCACAGCCGGGTCGCCCGCTCCAACGTCGATCTGCTGCACACCCTCGGCGCCGAGGTCACCCTGGTCGCCCCGCCCACCCTGGTACCGGTCGGCGTCGAGACCTGGCCGTGCGAGGTCTCCTACGACCTCGACAGCGTGCTGCCCAAGTCCGACGCCGTGATGATGCTGCGGGTGCAGCGCGAGCGGATGAACGCCGCCTTCTTCCCGACCGAGCGCGAGTACTCCCGCCGCTACGGCCTGGACGGCGACCGGATGGCGCGGATGCCCGAGCATGCGCTCGTGATGCACCCCGGCCCGATGGTCCGCGGTATGGAGATCACCGCCGAGGTCGCCGACTCCGGCCGCTGCACCGCCGTCGAGCAGGTCGCCAACGGCGTGTCCATCCGGATGGCCGTCCTGTATCTGCTCCTTGGCGGCAACGAGCCCGCCGTTTCCAGCCCCCGTACCGACCGTACCGAGGAGAAGTAA
- the pyrR gene encoding bifunctional pyr operon transcriptional regulator/uracil phosphoribosyltransferase PyrR, with product MDAHSSADGAAVVARPVLEGPDIARVLTRIAHEIVERAKGADDVVLLGIPTRGVFLARRLAAKLQEITGREVPVGSLDITMYRDDLRMHPPRALARTEIPGDGLDGRLVVLVDDVLFSGRTIRAALDALNDIGRPRAVQLAVLVDRGHRELPIRADYVGKNLPTSLREAVKVQLTEEDGRDAVLLGLSRTAPADER from the coding sequence ATGGACGCACACAGTTCCGCCGACGGCGCCGCCGTCGTGGCCCGGCCCGTTCTCGAGGGCCCGGACATCGCACGGGTGCTGACCCGTATCGCCCACGAGATCGTCGAGCGCGCCAAGGGCGCCGACGACGTGGTGCTCCTCGGCATCCCGACCCGCGGCGTCTTCCTCGCCCGGCGGCTCGCCGCCAAGCTCCAGGAGATCACCGGCCGCGAGGTCCCGGTCGGCTCGCTCGACATCACCATGTACCGCGACGACCTGCGGATGCACCCCCCGCGTGCGCTGGCCCGCACCGAGATCCCCGGGGACGGTCTCGACGGCCGCCTGGTCGTCCTCGTCGACGACGTGCTCTTCTCCGGACGCACCATCCGCGCCGCGCTCGATGCGCTGAACGACATCGGCCGCCCCCGCGCCGTCCAGCTCGCCGTCCTGGTCGACCGCGGCCACCGCGAACTGCCCATCCGCGCCGACTACGTCGGCAAGAACCTCCCCACGTCGCTGCGGGAGGCGGTAAAGGTCCAGCTCACCGAGGAGGACGGCCGCGACGCCGTGCTGCTCGGGCTCAGCCGGACCGCCCCGGCCGACGAGCGCTAG
- the bldD gene encoding transcriptional regulator BldD produces the protein MSSEYAKQLGAKLRAIRTQQGLSLHGVEEKSQGRWKAVVVGSYERGDRAVTVQRLAELADFYGVPVQELLPGTTPGGAAEPPPKLVLDLERLAHVPQEKAGPLQRYAATIQSQRGDYNGKVLSIRQDDLRTLAVIYDQSPSVLTEQLISWGVLDADARRAVAHEEL, from the coding sequence ATGTCCAGCGAATACGCCAAACAGCTCGGGGCCAAGCTCCGCGCCATCCGCACTCAGCAGGGCCTTTCTCTCCACGGTGTCGAGGAGAAGTCCCAGGGTCGCTGGAAGGCCGTGGTGGTGGGCTCCTACGAGCGCGGCGACCGTGCCGTGACCGTGCAGCGCCTCGCCGAGCTCGCGGACTTCTACGGTGTGCCGGTCCAGGAGCTCCTGCCGGGCACGACGCCGGGCGGCGCGGCCGAGCCGCCGCCGAAGCTGGTGCTGGACCTGGAGCGCCTCGCCCACGTCCCGCAGGAGAAGGCCGGACCGCTCCAGCGCTACGCCGCCACGATCCAGAGCCAGCGCGGCGACTACAACGGCAAGGTCCTCTCGATCCGTCAGGACGATCTGCGCACCCTCGCGGTGATCTACGACCAGTCGCCCTCGGTGCTCACCGAGCAGCTGATCAGCTGGGGCGTGCTGGACGCCGACGCCCGCCGCGCGGTGGCCCACGAAGAGCTCTGA
- the nusB gene encoding transcription antitermination factor NusB, with translation MAARSKARKRAFQILFEADQRGVDVQSVLADWMRHARTDPRQPPVNEYTLELVEGYAEHTGRIDELISTYSIDWELDRMPAADRSIVRLGTYELIWVDDTPDAVAIDEAVQLAKEFSTDDSPAFVNGLLGRFKELKPGLRREAR, from the coding sequence GTGGCTGCCCGTAGCAAGGCCCGCAAGCGCGCCTTCCAGATCCTCTTCGAGGCCGACCAGCGCGGCGTCGACGTGCAGTCCGTGCTCGCGGACTGGATGCGGCACGCCCGGACCGACCCCCGGCAGCCGCCGGTCAACGAATACACCCTGGAGCTGGTCGAGGGGTATGCGGAGCACACCGGCCGCATCGACGAGCTGATCTCCACCTACTCCATCGACTGGGAACTTGACCGGATGCCGGCGGCCGACCGCAGCATCGTGCGGCTCGGCACCTACGAGCTGATCTGGGTGGACGACACACCGGACGCGGTGGCGATCGACGAAGCGGTACAGCTCGCCAAGGAGTTCTCCACGGACGACTCCCCGGCCTTCGTCAATGGCCTCCTCGGCCGCTTCAAGGAGCTGAAGCCGGGACTGCGGCGCGAGGCCCGCTAG
- the efp gene encoding elongation factor P: protein MASTNDLKNGMVLKLEGGQLWSVVEFQHVKPGKGPAFVRTKLKNVLSGKVVDKTFNAGVKVETATVDKRDMQFSYMDGDYFVFMDMKDYDQLHIDRKTVGDAANFLVEGFEATVAQHEGEVLFVELPAAVELTVKETEPGVQGDRSTGGTKPATLETDYQIQVPLFITTGEKIKVDTRTSDYLGRVTS from the coding sequence GTGGCATCCACGAACGACCTCAAGAACGGCATGGTGCTCAAGCTCGAAGGCGGCCAGCTCTGGTCCGTCGTCGAGTTCCAGCACGTCAAGCCCGGCAAGGGCCCGGCCTTCGTCCGCACCAAGCTCAAGAACGTGCTCTCCGGCAAGGTGGTGGACAAGACCTTCAACGCCGGTGTGAAGGTCGAGACGGCCACCGTCGACAAGCGCGACATGCAGTTCTCCTACATGGACGGCGACTACTTCGTCTTCATGGACATGAAGGACTACGACCAGCTGCACATCGACCGCAAGACGGTCGGCGACGCCGCCAACTTCCTCGTCGAGGGCTTCGAGGCGACCGTCGCGCAGCACGAGGGCGAGGTGCTCTTCGTCGAGCTGCCGGCCGCCGTCGAGCTGACCGTCAAGGAGACCGAGCCGGGCGTCCAGGGCGACCGCTCCACCGGTGGCACCAAGCCCGCCACCCTGGAGACCGACTACCAGATCCAGGTGCCGCTCTTCATCACCACGGGCGAGAAGATCAAGGTCGACACCCGCACGAGCGACTACCTCGGCCGGGTGACCAGCTAA
- a CDS encoding aminopeptidase P family protein encodes MSELYAVRRTRLRDRVAGAGSTAALISRPANVRYLTGCAPSGAALLLGPADDVLVCGMPLSGDPSEGRPAEDVRISVLPTRGGDPVVAGADLAAKSGADTLAVEEHHLTVARHRALGQVAPRVRLADLGCAVEALRLVKDDDEIACLRIAAEITDQALGELLESILVGRTERHLALELERRLVDHGADGPAFPTSVATGQNSGRPGHLPTDRRVEEGDFLSVNLGANYRGYRCEIGRTFVIGTTPADWQIDLYDLVFAAQRAGREALAPGVQCREVDQVTRRTLVAAGYGERLGPWTGHGVGLEIDEDPQLSPAAMGKLDACVPVTVEPGVHLPGRGGVRIDDTLVVRPEADGGPELLTITTKELLAL; translated from the coding sequence ATGTCCGAGTTGTACGCGGTCCGACGCACGCGGCTGCGCGACCGCGTGGCCGGAGCCGGAAGCACGGCCGCACTGATCTCGCGCCCCGCCAATGTCCGCTACCTCACGGGCTGTGCCCCGTCCGGCGCCGCCCTGCTGCTGGGCCCGGCCGATGACGTCCTGGTCTGCGGCATGCCGCTGAGCGGCGACCCGTCCGAGGGGCGGCCCGCCGAGGACGTGCGGATCTCCGTGCTGCCGACCCGGGGCGGCGACCCCGTCGTGGCGGGCGCCGATCTGGCCGCCAAGTCCGGCGCGGACACCCTGGCCGTCGAGGAGCACCATCTGACCGTGGCCCGCCACCGGGCGCTCGGCCAGGTCGCGCCCCGGGTGCGGCTGGCGGACCTGGGCTGTGCCGTCGAGGCGCTGCGGCTGGTCAAGGACGACGACGAGATCGCCTGTCTGCGCATCGCCGCCGAGATCACCGACCAGGCGCTGGGCGAACTGCTGGAGTCGATCCTGGTGGGCCGCACCGAACGCCATCTGGCCCTCGAACTGGAGCGCCGGCTCGTCGACCACGGCGCCGACGGACCGGCCTTCCCCACCTCCGTCGCCACCGGCCAGAACTCCGGCCGCCCCGGACATCTGCCCACCGACCGGCGGGTCGAGGAGGGCGACTTCCTGTCCGTCAACCTGGGCGCCAATTACCGCGGTTACCGCTGCGAGATCGGCCGGACGTTCGTCATCGGCACCACGCCCGCCGACTGGCAGATCGACCTCTACGACCTGGTGTTCGCCGCGCAGCGGGCGGGCCGGGAGGCGCTGGCGCCGGGTGTGCAGTGCCGCGAGGTGGACCAGGTGACCCGCCGTACGCTGGTCGCCGCGGGTTACGGTGAGCGGCTCGGGCCCTGGACCGGGCACGGGGTGGGACTCGAAATCGACGAGGACCCGCAGTTGTCACCGGCCGCCATGGGTAAACTGGACGCTTGCGTGCCGGTCACCGTCGAACCGGGGGTTCACCTCCCGGGCCGCGGGGGTGTCCGGATCGACGACACACTCGTCGTCCGTCCCGAGGCGGACGGCGGGCCCGAGCTACTCACGATCACGACCAAGGAGCTGCTCGCACTGTGA
- a CDS encoding Pro-rich N-terminal domain-containing protein gives MQYAVGAPLPPPRRPASDTGATMNWTPHHGQPIPPSPPPAPAAPPPPPAPPAPPVPPAPQQPAAPQPAAPGAQQPGAQQPGWGGPAPYQEAPTPQSTDITGHLRLPPGAPVALPDPPADAAAHDAAAHATVAVLLIGPAGAGKTSVARHWADTRRVPTAHISLDDVREWVRAGFADPQQGWNDNSEAQYRLARRTCGFAARNFLANGISCILDDAVFPDRPVVGLGGWKRHVGPGLLPIVLLPGLEIVLERNARRSGNRRLSDEEVARIHGRMAGWYGSGLPIIDNSQHDVATTVRVLDDVVARSIASPPSW, from the coding sequence ATGCAGTACGCAGTGGGGGCTCCGCTGCCACCGCCCCGCCGGCCGGCATCCGACACGGGGGCCACCATGAACTGGACCCCCCACCACGGACAGCCCATACCGCCGAGCCCACCGCCGGCCCCCGCGGCGCCACCGCCGCCTCCCGCGCCCCCTGCACCTCCCGTACCGCCTGCCCCGCAGCAGCCCGCCGCACCCCAGCCCGCCGCGCCCGGGGCCCAGCAGCCCGGCGCGCAGCAGCCCGGCTGGGGCGGCCCCGCCCCGTACCAGGAGGCGCCCACCCCGCAGAGCACGGACATCACCGGCCATCTGCGGCTGCCCCCGGGCGCCCCGGTGGCGCTGCCCGACCCGCCGGCCGACGCCGCCGCCCACGACGCCGCCGCGCACGCCACCGTCGCGGTCCTGCTGATCGGCCCGGCCGGCGCCGGCAAGACCAGCGTCGCCCGCCACTGGGCCGACACCCGGCGGGTGCCCACCGCGCACATCAGCCTCGACGACGTGCGCGAATGGGTCCGCGCGGGCTTCGCCGATCCGCAGCAGGGCTGGAACGACAACTCCGAGGCGCAGTACCGCCTCGCCCGCCGGACCTGCGGCTTCGCCGCCCGCAACTTCCTGGCCAACGGCATCTCCTGCATCCTCGACGACGCCGTCTTCCCCGACCGCCCGGTCGTCGGCCTCGGCGGCTGGAAGCGGCATGTGGGCCCCGGCCTGCTGCCGATCGTGCTGCTGCCGGGCCTGGAGATCGTCCTGGAGCGCAACGCCCGCCGCAGCGGCAACCGCCGGCTCTCCGACGAAGAGGTGGCCCGCATCCACGGCCGGATGGCCGGGTGGTACGGCTCCGGGCTGCCGATCATCGACAACTCCCAGCACGACGTCGCCACGACCGTGCGCGTGCTCGACGATGTGGTCGCCCGTTCCATCGCCAGCCCGCCCAGCTGGTAG
- the aroQ gene encoding type II 3-dehydroquinate dehydratase — protein MNRPVLVLNGPNLGRLGSREPDVYGATSYAGLVEQCTALGKELGFDVEVRETNDEGEMIRWLHEAADASLPVVINPGAFTHYSYGMRDAAAQRTAPLIEVHISNPYAREEFRHNSVIAAVASGTVAGFGIGSYRLALRALAEELTG, from the coding sequence ATGAACCGGCCGGTGCTCGTCCTCAACGGCCCCAACCTCGGCCGCCTGGGCTCCCGTGAGCCCGATGTCTACGGTGCCACCTCCTACGCCGGCCTGGTCGAGCAGTGCACCGCGCTCGGCAAGGAGCTGGGCTTTGACGTCGAGGTCCGCGAGACCAACGACGAGGGGGAGATGATCCGCTGGCTGCACGAGGCCGCCGACGCCTCGCTCCCGGTCGTCATCAACCCCGGTGCCTTCACGCACTATTCGTACGGCATGCGGGACGCGGCCGCGCAGCGCACCGCCCCGCTCATCGAGGTGCACATCTCGAACCCGTACGCCCGCGAGGAGTTCCGCCACAATTCGGTCATCGCGGCCGTGGCCAGCGGTACGGTGGCCGGTTTCGGCATCGGCTCGTACCGTCTCGCGCTGCGGGCCCTGGCCGAGGAACTGACCGGCTGA
- the aroB gene encoding 3-dehydroquinate synthase: MTEQATRIQVGGTAGTDPYEVLVGRQLLGELPGLIGTAAKRVAVLHPEALAATGEALREDLASQGYEAIAIQLPNAEESKTAEVAAYCWKALGQTGFTRTDVIVGVGGGATTDLAGFVAATWLRGVRWIAVPTTVLGMVDAAVGGKTGINTAEGKNLVGAFHPPAGVLCDLAALDSLPVHDYVSGLAEVIKAGFIADPAILDLIESDPEGAKRPDGAHTAELIERAIRVKAEVVSADLKESGLREILNYGHTLAHAIEKNERYNWRHGAAVSVGMVFAAELGRIAGRLDDATADRHRAVLASVGLPLTYRGDQWPKLLETMKVDKKSRGDRLRFIVLDGLAKPTVLEGPDPAMLLAAHAEIAE, encoded by the coding sequence ATGACGGAGCAGGCCACCCGCATCCAGGTGGGCGGTACGGCGGGCACCGACCCGTACGAGGTGCTCGTCGGGCGGCAGCTGCTCGGCGAACTCCCCGGCCTGATCGGCACCGCGGCCAAGCGGGTCGCGGTGCTGCACCCGGAGGCGCTGGCCGCCACCGGTGAGGCGCTGCGCGAGGATCTCGCGTCCCAGGGCTACGAGGCGATCGCCATCCAGCTGCCGAACGCCGAGGAGTCCAAGACCGCCGAGGTCGCCGCGTACTGCTGGAAGGCGCTGGGCCAGACCGGCTTCACCCGCACCGATGTGATCGTCGGCGTCGGCGGCGGCGCCACCACGGACCTCGCCGGGTTCGTGGCCGCCACCTGGCTGCGCGGGGTGCGCTGGATCGCCGTGCCGACCACCGTGCTCGGCATGGTGGACGCGGCCGTCGGCGGCAAGACCGGTATCAACACCGCCGAGGGCAAGAACCTCGTCGGCGCCTTCCACCCGCCGGCCGGGGTGCTGTGCGATCTGGCCGCCCTCGACTCCCTTCCGGTGCACGACTACGTCTCCGGTCTGGCCGAGGTCATCAAGGCCGGTTTCATCGCGGATCCGGCCATTCTCGATCTGATCGAGTCCGACCCGGAGGGCGCCAAGCGCCCCGACGGCGCGCACACCGCCGAGCTGATCGAGCGTGCCATCCGGGTCAAGGCCGAGGTGGTCTCCGCCGACCTCAAGGAGTCCGGTCTGCGCGAGATCCTCAACTACGGGCACACCCTGGCGCACGCCATCGAGAAGAACGAGCGCTACAACTGGCGCCACGGCGCGGCCGTTTCGGTCGGCATGGTCTTCGCCGCCGAGCTCGGCCGGATCGCCGGCCGCCTGGACGACGCCACCGCCGACCGCCACCGCGCCGTCCTGGCCTCGGTCGGACTGCCGCTGACCTACCGCGGCGACCAGTGGCCCAAGCTGCTGGAAACGATGAAGGTCGACAAGAAGTCCCGCGGCGACCGGCTGCGGTTCATCGTCCTGGACGGCCTGGCCAAGCCCACCGTCCTGGAGGGCCCGGACCCGGCCATGCTGCTCGCCGCCCACGCGGAGATCGCCGAGTGA
- a CDS encoding shikimate kinase gives MTSPAVVLIGPPGAGKSTVGALLAARLGVGYRDTDADIVATAGKPIAEIFVDEGEPHFRELERTAVRAALDSHPGVLSLGGGAIMDDGTRKLLAGLPVVFLDVQLADAVKRVGLDAPRPLLAVNPRKQWRELMERRRPLYTEVARAVIDTGERTPQDVVETILDALELRQVQPVDREEQA, from the coding sequence GTGACCTCGCCGGCCGTCGTCCTGATCGGCCCGCCCGGTGCGGGCAAGTCCACGGTGGGTGCGCTGCTGGCCGCGCGGCTCGGCGTGGGCTACCGCGACACCGACGCGGACATCGTCGCCACGGCCGGCAAGCCGATCGCGGAGATCTTCGTCGACGAGGGCGAGCCGCACTTCCGGGAGCTGGAGCGCACGGCCGTACGGGCCGCGCTCGACAGTCACCCCGGTGTGCTCTCCCTCGGCGGCGGCGCGATCATGGACGACGGCACCCGCAAGCTGCTGGCGGGGCTGCCGGTGGTCTTCCTCGACGTCCAGCTCGCCGACGCCGTCAAGCGGGTGGGCCTGGACGCGCCCCGCCCGCTGCTGGCGGTCAATCCGCGCAAGCAGTGGCGCGAGCTGATGGAGCGCCGCCGTCCGCTGTACACCGAGGTCGCCCGCGCCGTGATCGACACCGGGGAGCGCACCCCCCAGGACGTCGTCGAGACGATCCTGGACGCGTTGGAGCTACGGCAGGTGCAGCCTGTCGACAGGGAGGAACAGGCATGA
- the aroC gene encoding chorismate synthase → MSRLRWLTAGESHGPALVATLEGLPAGVPITTDLVADALARRRLGYGRGARMKFERDEVTFLGGVRHGLSLGSPVAVMVGNTEWPKWEQVMAADPVDPAVLAELARNAPLTRPRPGHADLAGMQKYGFDEARPILERASARETAARVALGAVARSFLKEAAGIEIVSHVVELAAAKAPYGVYPKPSDVEKLDADPVRCLDADASKAMVAEIDQAHKDGDTLGGVVEVLAYGVPVGLGSHVHWDRRLDARLAGALMGIQAIKGVEVGDGFDLARVPGSKAHDEIVATEDGIKRTSGRSGGTEGGLTTGELLRVRAAMKPIATVPRALATVDVTTGEAAQAHHQRSDVCAVPAAGIVAEAMVALVLADAVVEKFGGDSVAETRRNVRGFLDNLAIK, encoded by the coding sequence TTGAGCAGGTTGCGCTGGCTGACGGCGGGGGAGTCGCACGGCCCCGCACTGGTGGCGACGCTGGAGGGCCTTCCGGCCGGCGTCCCGATCACCACCGATCTGGTGGCGGACGCGCTGGCGCGCCGTCGGCTCGGCTATGGCCGCGGTGCCCGGATGAAGTTCGAGCGGGACGAGGTCACCTTCCTCGGCGGAGTCCGGCACGGACTGTCGCTGGGTTCGCCGGTGGCCGTGATGGTCGGCAACACCGAGTGGCCCAAGTGGGAACAGGTCATGGCGGCCGATCCGGTCGACCCCGCGGTGCTGGCCGAGCTGGCCCGTAACGCCCCGCTGACCCGCCCCCGCCCCGGTCACGCCGACCTCGCCGGTATGCAGAAGTACGGTTTCGACGAGGCCCGACCGATCCTGGAGCGCGCCTCCGCCCGCGAGACGGCCGCCCGGGTAGCCCTGGGCGCGGTGGCCCGCTCCTTCCTCAAGGAGGCGGCCGGTATCGAGATCGTCTCGCATGTGGTGGAGCTGGCGGCGGCCAAGGCCCCCTACGGCGTCTACCCCAAGCCCTCCGACGTCGAGAAGCTGGACGCCGACCCGGTGCGCTGCCTGGACGCCGATGCGAGCAAGGCGATGGTGGCCGAGATCGATCAGGCCCACAAGGACGGCGACACCCTCGGCGGCGTCGTCGAGGTGCTGGCGTACGGCGTGCCGGTGGGTCTGGGCTCGCATGTGCACTGGGACCGCCGTCTGGACGCGCGGCTGGCGGGCGCCCTGATGGGCATCCAGGCGATCAAGGGCGTCGAGGTCGGCGACGGTTTCGACCTGGCCCGGGTGCCCGGCTCCAAGGCGCACGACGAGATCGTCGCCACCGAGGACGGCATCAAGCGCACCTCCGGTCGCTCCGGCGGCACCGAGGGCGGGCTGACCACCGGTGAACTGCTGCGCGTGCGCGCCGCGATGAAGCCGATCGCGACGGTGCCGCGGGCTCTGGCGACGGTCGATGTGACCACCGGCGAGGCCGCCCAGGCGCACCACCAGCGCTCGGACGTCTGCGCGGTGCCGGCGGCCGGCATCGTCGCCGAGGCGATGGTGGCCCTGGTGCTGGCCGACGCGGTGGTGGAGAAGTTCGGCGGCGACAGCGTCGCCGAGACCCGCCGCAACGTGCGCGGTTTCCTCGACAACCTGGCGATCAAGTGA
- a CDS encoding shikimate dehydrogenase, with the protein MSVTKKAAVLGSPIAHSLSPVLHRAAYAELGLSGWEYGRHEVDEATLAEFVGKLGPEWAGLSLTMPLKRAIIPLLDEISDTASSVEAVNTVVFTADGRRIGDNTDIPGMLAALAERGVEQVERASILGAGATASSALAALSRICTGEVTAYVRSTARADEMRGWGERLGVAVRTAAWEDAAEAFDAPLTVATTPAGATDDLAAAVPDRPGTLFDVLYEPWPTALAAAWADRGGAVVGGLDLLVHQAVLQVEQMTGRAPAPLAAMRRAGEAALAGR; encoded by the coding sequence GTGTCGGTAACGAAGAAGGCGGCGGTCCTCGGATCCCCCATCGCGCACTCCCTCTCCCCCGTGCTGCACCGCGCCGCCTACGCCGAACTCGGCCTGAGCGGCTGGGAATACGGCCGTCACGAGGTGGACGAGGCGACGCTGGCGGAATTCGTCGGGAAACTCGGGCCCGAATGGGCGGGGCTCTCCCTGACCATGCCGCTGAAGCGCGCGATCATCCCGCTGCTGGACGAGATCTCCGACACCGCGTCCTCGGTCGAGGCGGTCAACACCGTCGTCTTCACGGCCGACGGACGGCGCATCGGCGATAACACCGACATTCCCGGCATGCTCGCGGCGCTGGCCGAGCGCGGGGTGGAGCAGGTCGAGCGGGCGTCCATCCTGGGCGCCGGCGCCACCGCCTCCTCCGCGCTGGCCGCGCTCTCGCGTATCTGCACCGGAGAGGTCACCGCGTACGTCCGCAGCACCGCCCGCGCCGACGAGATGCGCGGCTGGGGCGAGCGGCTGGGCGTCGCGGTGCGCACCGCCGCCTGGGAGGACGCGGCCGAGGCGTTCGACGCGCCGCTGACCGTCGCCACCACCCCGGCGGGCGCCACCGACGATCTCGCCGCCGCCGTGCCGGACCGCCCCGGCACCCTCTTCGACGTCCTCTACGAGCCCTGGCCCACCGCGCTGGCCGCCGCCTGGGCGGACCGCGGCGGCGCGGTGGTCGGCGGGCTCGACCTGCTGGTCCACCAGGCCGTTCTCCAGGTGGAGCAGATGACCGGCCGCGCGCCGGCCCCGCTGGCCGCGATGCGCCGGGCCGGCGAGGCGGCCCTCGCCGGCCGCTGA